DNA from Thunnus maccoyii chromosome 21, fThuMac1.1, whole genome shotgun sequence:
AGGCAATATAAGCAATCATGTTTTTAACTCACTGTAATGTCATTATAAGTagatttaaagacatttataagtgtttattaatgttcagtatttattataacgtctcctatgaagacatattatATTACCACAGCTGTGTTATACTGTATTGtgattcattatctgtttatacagcagcaagcagctacagtacattaataaacacttatatctgctgaCAGCTACATTATAGTGAGTTATAAACAagttattaactctttatacACTAATTATTAATGATAAAAGGGGAGACGTCAAGTGTTATTGTGGTTGTTGTACTCACGCTGTGTTTGAGCCACAGGTCTTTGAAGGCCGGTCTCATCTTCTTGTGGACGACGACTTCTTGCAGATCCTCCAGTGACGGATGCTGACCGGCCTCCTCCTCAAACGGCAGCATGTACTCGTCCACCGGACctgccgcacacacacacacacacacacacgtgtgtcCTCATTAATGATCACTTACATCTGATGTACATCAAGTCCATTTATAAGCTGTATGACAACAATCGCAACTTCTATAAAAACGTCAGACATGAGTTCATATCTGAGTAGATTTGaaccatgtttgattttaaactgCTGTGTGGGTCAATACAGTCGCCATGGCAACTTGTTCCTGGCCGTAAgtttaacccataagaacctgGACCCATTTCTCCTTTAAGGAAAATTAcggggaatataaaacagaccaaatggaccacaaggaacacatttctgattttattttgaaattctaccttcagtgtcaaagatctgtaatgtaacatatatgtcataacatgttttatatcaatttgttcaagaaatgtggtcagaacaggttaaatgtaatacaggacaacttattaaagcatcagaattgttaaatgggttgaaacctacctaaaaaaaaaaaaaagaaagctttttAAAGTTAgctagttctgtcacatttgctgaccaGGCACACCGCcgccattttggaagtgatgtcatgggtacacagattcacacattgtcacatgactgcaccaggatgttcagtagaCGTCACTTTAgggacttcatgagttaaaatcaaggataaagctgtataaggaattttccagaacattgAAAGGGTCGGTGACACCTGTGTCACTgtgggttcttatgggttaacaAAGTGGCTTAAAGGAGGAAGGTCTTAAATATGTGACACAAGTCTATATACTGTTTAAACTTTCCATACTGAATAAATGATATCCCCTAGTAATGTGAGAGCGGTGATAATAATTAGGCACTGTTGTGCAGCATTGAGTGCAACCTcagcagttgttgttttttttttttacaggctttataacttaatttattcttttctctttttgtcttacCTAACATTTAGAGGTGAGCAATGTAGTTAAACTATTATATGactgtatatttaattttatagaACATGCAGATGGATGACAAATGACTTCAGTATTATAGCAACGTTTgaaactaaaaatgtttttgcctttgcataatttacattaaaaaattgGTCTGTAATCAGTCTATATTTAGTTCACGtttgatttaatattttgtaatagATGTCAGGAGTGTGTGGCGACAGCGGAGAGTCCTCAGGTCTTCTTTTGCTGCTGTGAAGGAAATGagtggttgtgtatgtgtgtgtttgtgtgtgtgtgtgtgtgtgtgtgtgttaccatcAGCAGCCTTGCATCGGGACACCAACTCCCACAGCACCAGGCCCACAGCGTACATGTCGATCCGGAGGAAGGCGTCTCGCTGGAAGGTGATGGCTCCTTCCAGAACCTCAGGAGCCATGTAACGCCTGGTccccacctgcacacacacacacacacacacacacacacacacacacacacaaattaaacaacGTTCAGTGTTCAACTGACTCTTCTCCACAGCCACCGTCAGTTAGAGCAGCTTACCTGTCCATGTGTCTCTCCAGGTGGTTTCCCTGGCTCGAAGCGAACAGCGAGGCCGAAGTCACCGAGCACTGCTGTGAGGTCTGAACGCAGCATGATGTTCTTACTCTTAAAATCCctgaaagaaacagagaaagagtaTCGCACATCAAATCCCATCACTCTGCAGGTAACAAGTTACTTGACTCACTAGATTATTTATTGCATGGACCTGATTTGgtgttttaatatatatatatatatatatatatatatatatatatatatacagtatttccagTGCAGCTATTCATATGAAATTAAGACCAGACATTGGTATTAACTCAATAAAGCAACACAGCTAACGAAATAATACCATTCCAGTCAATAAAAAAATTATGAGCATCAAATTGGAACGACAGGAAAAGCTCGTCTGACATGAAGTTCAGAGATTTTCTGATCTCCTACATTCTTCATCAACTGCATTACTGGCTTTCTTTGGTGggattttcatttagtttttgcctttgtttcaTTTAGTTTCTCTTTACGCTTTGTTTCTGTTAGAGTAGCTTCACTCCACAGGGATACATTCCTTAGGCACTTATAGACTGTGTGATCCACTTTTtccagtattttatatattgatCAGATCGTAGTCTTAAGGAAAAGGTCAATTTCTCTATACAGTGTATATCATCCTTTGATGGAGGGTTTGCCTGGTCGCCTTTATAGAGATATTCATACCGTACTTTGCTGGGTATAACGTGACAAAAGAGCGATCAACTTCTATTCCAAAAATGTTCCTTATTTCTTTAGCAATCTCTtgtgaatatgaatgaattaaaGGGTAGGCCCAAAATACATGAACATAGTCTGCTATTGATTTACCACAATACCTCCAACATTCATCCCGTCCCTGAACAGGATCTTGAGTCGGTCGCCTTAGCCTGGCTTCAATCATCTTCACATATCTCCAGGCCTGATTATCTCTCCCgtttctgtttttgatgttttaatatgATGACTCGATatgtttttggtgtgtttgttgtattgCTGTGTCTCTACTTTCTGTTTACCAAAAATAACTTTGTTTTAATTGGGGTATAAtcaccttagaatgagccctttatatctacacaggcAGCAGAGTGTCAGTTGTTTGctatctgcaacctcaccgctagatgccactaaatcctccacactggtcctttaaaagaacaaaaatgctCTGCCAAGGGCACACTGAGAGAAGCGGACCTGTGAGCGATGGCCGGTTTTGGTCCCTCTCCTTTCTGTCGGGGGATGTCTTCGTGAAGGTAAGCCAGACCGCACACCATCGACTCGGCTATGTGACACAGCTCGGACCAGCTGACGATGTTGCCCTTCAGGAAGTCTGACAGAGAGCCCTGCAGAGACAAAGAGTATATTCTTCATCACAACATCAATCACATCAAATCTGATAGATTTCCAGCTTCTCCTTCTTTTCAAGTCCTTTCTGTCTATAACTGAGTCCTAaaatttcatattatattcatattcatctcgcaacaaataaaaaatctgcCAGTGCAGTAAGGATATTTCAACCTGTTTCTACCAGAAATTAACTGGTTTTAACCTCTTTAAATTACAAACCCTGTTAAAACTCTCAACTCCAGTTCACACTGGAGATAAAGAGAGACTGACTCCCCTCTGCACAGATATAAATACTAAATACAACTTGTTGTACTAAATATTATAGGAAACCATCAAAGAAAGCCTGAGATGCAGATTATATGTCCTGCTGTCAaactgtttttgcattttaatgaaaagttgCAGTAGCATTAGCATACCGTGCAGCTGTAATAAGGACATTTTCTGCTTGTAACAGAACTGaaactaaacaagacatttgaactTCAAACAGAGGCTCTGCTCTCTTCCTCACCCTCTCGTGAAACTCAGTGATGAGCCAAAGTTCAGCCTCCAGGTGACTCCCTCGTTTCTCCGCGGCGATGTACCTCAGGATGTTTTCATGCCTCATACCTGGCGTTATGAATATGTCTTTCTCGTTCTGCCATGACTCCTTGTACTGTCAGAAAGAAGACCAGGAGGTGTcaagatataaaaacaacacacgGAGGAGCTGCTGCCATCAGAAACAAAATGATTCGGTACCTGGATGGGGAAGATCTTGACGGCCACGTATTGGTTCATCATCTGGGCCTTCCAGACGCAGCCGAAGCGCCCCCTGGCtttcacctccagcagctgcagaggcTTGAGACCCAGCaggggggaggaaggaggaggaccAGGATCCTGGaggacacagagaggagagcagtgatTTATTTGACTTTTGAATCATCGTATGGCTGACTGCAGGTGAAGGACATGCCTGTGTGAAGGTACAGTATATAAGTATCTTCCAGCAGAATTATATGACTGATgtactgaaataataaatattatatttgaataattaaaagaactttaaaaatgtccaaaaccaTAACCTACAGATGATTCGAGAGGACATGATTGTAATTATACCACGATTTGTTTTCTTACGATTACAAAATACTTTGAATATCTTActtcaaataaaatcaagtttAAACATCTTCCTTAAATATCCCTGATTATTTTTGGACAGGAACGAAATATTGACttcatgtgaaaacatcctCGTTTGCCAaactgtaaaagtaaaaatggggcaaaaatataaaagaataaattattGTTGATAAAGTAAATTTAGTGTATCAGATACAAATGGTCAAACAATACCTggaattaaatgaaatgtaatacgagttaaataaaaacaaacaaaagacacaaagctgtaaaaaaaaacaacaatcaataaaataaatgtgaatttaatacttaataaaaatataaataaataaaactctgaTTCACTGGAGATACTTAATATAAACCTCTAAAAACTGAGTGGCTCATTTTAACAAATAGATTTATAGAATAATAGATTCAGAGTTTAATTCCTCTGAGGATCCGGATTGTATTaactttaattaaatatttcagtgtttgagtttattttaaacatatttcagtGCTGAGCTGTGAGGAAAAATGCTGCAGTACCACCAGACTACCACAAGAGggagctgtgatgtcatctgatGTTTCCTCCTTTCTTATTTTATTCCTCCCTCACTGATTTcctctcttttgtgtgtgtgtgtgtgtgtgtgtgtgtgtgtgcgtgtgtgtgtgtgtgtgtgtgtacctctgtGATGTCCACGTGTCCGTACGGAGGTTTCCGGTGTCGGTACATCCAGACAGCGGTGAGCAGGGCGACAGACAGCATGGTAACCGGCAGCAGGCAGTAAATCATCACGTTTAACACACCGACACTGGGGGGCGGGGCTTtgatcactgacacacacacacacacacacacacccacccacacacacacacacacacacacacacgcatacacattccagaaaaaatacacatacacaaaaatgttcatttaaaaaaatcactttcatCAATAtgtacaaacagaaaatgaagcaCACTGCatcataaaatacaataaatgttaaatatagacacacacacacacactaactgttttagatacatgcacacatacacacatagtgCTTTCTGTTGAATGTACATTTGAGTAATTAATTGATGACATGAATCACAAACAATCAGAGAGAAATTAAATGACACACcatgaaatacaaacacacgCTTTCATATCAAAAGGCAAAAGAAGAACAAACTGAGGTGTGGcatcacgcacacacacacacacacacacacacacacacacacacaca
Protein-coding regions in this window:
- the LOC121888473 gene encoding activin receptor type-2B-like isoform X2, whose amino-acid sequence is MWLSWLTCALLLGTLCAGLSHGEADTRECLYYNVNYEIEKTNQSGVERCEGEKDKRSHCYASWRNNSGSIELVKKGCWLDDFNCYDRQECVATEESPQVFFCCCEGNFCNERFTHLPDVTGPLIKAPPPSVGVLNVMIYCLLPVTMLSVALLTAVWMYRHRKPPYGHVDITEDPGPPPSSPLLGLKPLQLLEVKARGRFGCVWKAQMMNQYVAVKIFPIQYKESWQNEKDIFITPGMRHENILRYIAAEKRGSHLEAELWLITEFHERGSLSDFLKGNIVSWSELCHIAESMVCGLAYLHEDIPRQKGEGPKPAIAHRDFKSKNIMLRSDLTAVLGDFGLAVRFEPGKPPGETHGQVGTRRYMAPEVLEGAITFQRDAFLRIDMYAVGLVLWELVSRCKAADGPVDEYMLPFEEEAGQHPSLEDLQEVVVHKKMRPAFKDLWLKHSGLAHICETVEECWDHDAEARLSAGCVEQRISQARRLTTTITPPTSDHNTPLVSTITPVPMVTNVDLPPKESSI
- the LOC121888473 gene encoding activin receptor type-2B-like isoform X1, which gives rise to MCVVIVAKRILGGLLKPLQLHSAPCCCHRLIKKHLSLPNCVCVCVCAAGLSHGEADTRECLYYNVNYEIEKTNQSGVERCEGEKDKRSHCYASWRNNSGSIELVKKGCWLDDFNCYDRQECVATEESPQVFFCCCEGNFCNERFTHLPDVTGPLIKAPPPSVGVLNVMIYCLLPVTMLSVALLTAVWMYRHRKPPYGHVDITEDPGPPPSSPLLGLKPLQLLEVKARGRFGCVWKAQMMNQYVAVKIFPIQYKESWQNEKDIFITPGMRHENILRYIAAEKRGSHLEAELWLITEFHERGSLSDFLKGNIVSWSELCHIAESMVCGLAYLHEDIPRQKGEGPKPAIAHRDFKSKNIMLRSDLTAVLGDFGLAVRFEPGKPPGETHGQVGTRRYMAPEVLEGAITFQRDAFLRIDMYAVGLVLWELVSRCKAADGPVDEYMLPFEEEAGQHPSLEDLQEVVVHKKMRPAFKDLWLKHSGLAHICETVEECWDHDAEARLSAGCVEQRISQARRLTTTITPPTSDHNTPLVSTITPVPMVTNVDLPPKESSI